A portion of the Drosophila innubila isolate TH190305 chromosome 3L unlocalized genomic scaffold, UK_Dinn_1.0 0_D_3L, whole genome shotgun sequence genome contains these proteins:
- the LOC117789129 gene encoding uncharacterized protein LOC117789129 isoform X4 gives MESSNNNNNSGGGCGKRGKKGRKSRNASSEPTQHHPWDEGSRTTASGGATTVPTMTTLTRFLVCMAPVIVSLPGAGTGPTEQPTILLINGITEDSQEKQKQCSKAGLKLELENNNEPGNSLPNPTQTHVPTTPGGSHLLDLESHLIEDVNAEQDGVGINELTPIDQELQQGSSKVEADGASHVIEVEPAGAKTKQPIETLAPSHQIAEVDETATATTTATTTAGPGAVTVEVAEEVRQTAEQLVNDIERELIESLSKNVEQSKVEQDKQLKGELSELNSLSKQVDAQLNELTSILKSKPQPEIVLEQLAGEPKTTKVAANELKLVEVPTPKSEAEEQQRKEFIDSLPQIEQDRLNTHSDADAKRLSADCKREYYQSLKKYLLQNSQDRPPVPLQTYRWEDLRRAKDRGGYPWTHLYKRPLGPDEEPEIVLLLRKSQELRFKSESPKSLKKVRYDEQVLVKETERYIQDLSEDEVPTHTDDSSEESEDSDSESEREPHNEDALSECISCVSDSVLAVGGRAKPRKTNRLAHIRDLIRRRRSGRTQDDAQSLPGNSANPSRQNSLHELAPPPGPLIPTTSTEKPQKKPKKSYDIMKKLKSLAERQKKRLNIKRITLKKEDKIVLGEQQKIMKLKASPKSTRGEIAHFIEKQDSDDILELVEYDESPCRKRNKEEDQEELPSTSAASVPKPDEIIELPVEQTKTEAPTLEVTEPVAETVEESVEKSIEKSTDQSVEFESPPKKTPRLRREHVYEEIGQGEPQLPLDQPIMELDALKKSLTRQDHLTVDDIEAAKPVPLDRMGSSEEDQVAAAAAEKSGALLAPLSSIDSTSSDEDRARLAQLPPLAEESDEPVEVVELRPALKKEASPAPSDKKVTFSHVEDEAEPHREDIELPEDVLEAASNAAKSKGDSDHDYEPVGVSPAREIEPQPVSAQNGSSLQQQPQPQPMDIDFELSSAGTTPRTESRTDYEIHTSQVDSSALEELPLQPENRKKSFMASAQDRTRKMQDGLRNQAGKLRTKLRTQPKPKPVSGSPKAKAKERRRFAPEFSKIKMPEIKRPDMSKLKDIKRPEFTKFSKPDMSKFKLPEKFSTLKLRRSKSFKENEAEMQDVSPESPTTTADAPPAPQKKKFEFNFGTYPRAFRKKKTVEEPVPPMESSLGTERQSLSVIPSTETQPSQTSTSSPQGDRGPGPVRSRWADKFSDVSYNDSEGSRYRRYGSELESFDRESSLERRMKDDLEEDTASEAVPQTDMGILGGVADSKQFAEFNEENRAIHEISSQRTREFKRRPMVHQDSDLRSEDSHDAEGWTEKDIQKNKLLRKAELDAEASYYKYQDLQDAQSTASSGKKVVMEQIDDDEFFLRKRGISEDNIQLRQYISDAIREGYDLPNALQHVGQVQREQEQPEEYGDYDVPPPKPRRLHRNYRPDFEDSQEFQRSDYGDDLSMSQNGSDFLPKRPLRKARSRSKYSIEGSQDIPIADGSSSIQYFDDDEDYLRPPTHEQPTEPQQALNNLASGIPASEVPIPQPRPQAPRRQKKRTRDEPSVEKDADSFINGFGGRSVSNTFLQPQEDVIVYRTEHEYHHHIPLATPDSFTDGASARTQRSEDERTSRGAESLSLDAHRPVPRADDKEKFVIDMLESDGYATLPAAMPDRHQQPEEDDYEEPGALQRPDSPRSNLQSGEVINKMKFRPLPPPPRPPRERRSTRGGSALDSYEDSERIASSSTADSCEQGEFEVEVSTQTDPLPDDFVCEEFEITEDMKVIEPRRSTGSTGKMTLEDVMRSVQAQEQDEVDGSRVLSEDEQLARGLQRFRDANQRSLSERSRASSQADRSKSLSRPQTPSSAVIIERRVPTPSLSAGEADEMVQASLIVRPISAADLEDDELRREEEELRREGLLSDSSVQSKSDVETAGEEEEHGEIALSDYAASSADLDAAVEQLQQAHLESDYDSKLEDDEVERTLRDSEYDEEDEDAGEKYSDHYDEEEDTQENQQRIDQELDEALEKELQEEMEKMLAEYRKTEPIQEKTLSEAEQPQSEGEQALSEVEQTPSEVEQALSEVEQPTSEDEHTLPLEKQQTKVEEPIVIKAVTSEPTEAEVSFKFVATLPTEPATDYSQEVEEEEEEDEEVPIPLPPPRRKSTTVLEPTTSTTLTIAEQTIREVTPVQSLQSPPSPSPQLPSLLTELEVERLRVHALQAGQIQVSQLHGGQVSADELACKSGQLVVQNIELPPGFIDDIVERVKEQRPSLLTTETQTSRQPSSEPAADDVEAPIKPPRQVKGVESTGQSNLDEQTQTEAGMLPLPPPPAVYPSVEYLQSLAPLAFYNLQRSAEAEQAEAAAPASERKAPHKCRRRHVQEQLHHQEHDSDSELEEQLVERPRSRSRRSRTRSATQPLEEYDEDQPKTVAQAGRQFISACSLELVNIINQLTHFVRGDVVLEAAQQPRNISALMMLFILITFGVLIFLLTGHQVHTHHWDYFNPPGNEGRQT, from the exons ATGGagtccagcaacaacaataacaatagcggCGGCGGATGCGGTAAACGTGGCAAAAAAGGACGCAAATCGCGTAACGCATCCTCAGAGCCAACACAACATCATCCATGGGACGAAG GCAGCAGAACAACGGCATCAGGAGGAGCAACAACTGTACCAACAATGACAACTTTAACCCGATTTCTGGTTTGCATGGCTCCTGTGATTG TGTCGCTACCTGGCGCTGGAACTGGCCCCACTGAGCAGCCGACCATACTACTGATCAACGGCATCACCGAGGACTCTCaggagaagcagaagcagtGCAGCAAAGCAGGACTGAAACTTGAGTTGGAGAATAACAACGAGCCTGGGAATAGTCTGCCAAATCCTACACAGACTCACGTGCCCACCACACCAGGAGGATCACATTTGCTGGACTTGGAATCTCATCTGATCGAGGACGTCAATGCAGAGCAAGACGGCGTGGGCATTAATGAGCTAACACCCATTGATCAGGAATTGCAGCAAGGATCATCCAAAGTTGAAGCTGACGGAGCATCGCATGTAATTGAAGTGGAACCGGCGGGTGCCAAAACGAAGCAACCAATAGAAACTCTCGCACCATCGCATCAAATAGCCGAGGTAGACGagacggcaacggcaacgacaacggcaacgacaacggcagGACCAGGAGCAGTCACAGTAGAAGTAGCGGAGGAAGTGCGTCAGACCGCCGAGCAATTGGTGAATGACATTGAACGCGAACTTATCGAAAGTCTTAGCAAAAATGTAGAGCAGTCCAAAGTTGAGCAGGACAAGCAGCTCAAGGGAGAACTCTCGGAACTGAACTCGCTCTCCAAACAGGTGGATGCCCAACTGAATGAGCTGACCAGCATTCTCAAGAGCAAACCACAGCCGGAGATTGTATTGGAGCAGCTGGCCGGAGAGCCAAAGACAACAAAAGTCGCTGCCAACGAACTGAAATTGGTTGAAGTGCCCACACCCAAGTCGGAGGCAGAGGAGCAACAACGCAAGGAGTTCATTGACTCCCTGCCACAAATTGAGCAAGATCGCCTTAATACTCACTCGGATGCGGATGCCAAGCGTCTCTCGGCGGACTGTAAACGAGAGTATTACCAGTCGTTGAAGAAGTATCTGCTCCAGAACAGCCAGGATAGACCACCTGTGCCTCTGCAAACCTATCGCTGGGAGGATCTTAGAAGAGCCAAAGATCGG GGTGGCTATCCCTGGACGCATCTTTACAAGCGCCCCTTGGGACCTGATGAGGAGCCGGAGATTGTCCTCCTACTGCGTAAATCACAGGAGCTTCGCTTCAAGTCCGAGTCACCCAAGTCATTGAAGAAGGTGCGCTACGACGAACAGGTATTAGTCAAAGAGACTGAGCGCTATATACAGGATCTGTCGGAGGACGAGGtgccaacacacacagacgacAGCAGCGAGGAGTCTGAGGATTCGGACAGCGAATCAGAGCGCGAACCACACAACGAAGACGCTCTAAGCGAGTGCATTTCCTGCGTCTCCGATTCGGTACTTGCAGTCGGAGGACGGGCTAAGCCAAGGAAAACCAATCGGTTGGCCCACATCCGTGATCTTATCAGACGCAGGCGCAGTGGACGCACTCAGGACGACGCACAATCTCTGCCGGGTAACTCGGCCAATCCTAGCAGACAAAACAGCCTACACGAATTAGCCCCACCTCCGGGTCCATTAATCCCGACCACAAGCACAGAGAAGCCCCAGAAGAAGCCCAAGAAAAGCTACGACATTATGAAGAAGCTTAAGAGCTTGGCGGAACGCCAAAAGAAACGTTTGAACATCAAACGCATCACGCTCAAGAAGGAAGATAAGATTGTCCTGGGCGAGCAGCAAAAGATTATGAAGCTTAAGGCCTCGCCAAAATCGACTCGTGGCGAGATTGCGCACTTTATAGAGAAGCAGGATTCAGATGATATTCTAGAGCTGGTTGAGTATGATGAGTCACCCTGCCGGAAGCGCAACAAGGAAGAGGATCAAGAGGAGCTGCCCAGCACAAGTGCAGCGAGCGTCCCAAAGCCGGATGAAATTATTGAGTTGCCTGTGGAACAAACCAAGACTGAAGCACCCACTCTAGAAGTCACCGAGCCTGTCGCAGAGACTGTAGAAGAGTCGGTCGAGAAGTCGATCGAGAAGTCGACTGATCAGTCGGTCGAGTTTGAATCTCCACCCAAGAAAACTCCTCGCCTGCGTCGTGAACATGTCTACGAGGAGATCGGACAGGGTGAGCCTCAACTTCCGTTGGACCAACCCATTATGGAGCTTGATGCACTCAAGAAATCGTTAACGCGTCAAGATCATTTGACCGTGGATGATATTGAAGCTGCCAAACCTGTGCCTTTGGACAGAATGGGCAGCAGCGAGGAGGATCAGGTGGCTGCCGCAGCTGCAGAGAAATCGGGAGCACTGTTAGCTCCACTTTCATCCATAGACTCCACTTCCTCGGATGAGGATCGTGCGCGCCTGGCGCAGTTGCCCCCCTTGGCTGAGGAAAGCGATGAGCCTGTGGAGGTTGTCGAATTGCGACCCGCACTGAAAAAGGAAGCATCTCCTGCACCCTCCGATAAGAAGGTGACCTTCTCTCACGTCGAAGATGAGGCCGAGCCACACCGTGAGGACATTGAACTACCCGAAGATGTCCTGGAAGCAGCCTCGAATGCGGCCAAATCGAAAGGCGATAG TGATCATGACTATGAGCCCGTGGGCGTATCGCCGGCACGCGAGATCGAACCACAGCCGGTATCCGCCCAAAATGGCAGCAGCCTccagcaacagccacagccacaaccCATGGACATTGATTTCGAACTGAGCTCGGCTGGAACAACGCCACGTACCGAATCTCGCACAGACTATGAAATACATACTAGCCAGGTGGATTCGAGCGCTCTTGAGGAGCTACCCCTACAGCCGGAGAATCGTAAGAAGAGTTTCATGGCTTCTGCCCAAGATCGCACTCGGAAGATGCAAGATGGCCTACGCAATCAAGCGGGAAAACTGCGCACTAAGCTGCGTACCCAGCCGAAGCCCAAACCCGTCTCGGGAAGTCCGAAAGCTAAGGCAAAAGAACGCAGACGCTTTGCACCCGAATTCTCTAAGATTAAAATGCCCGAAATCAAGCGTCCCGATATGTCCAAGCTAAAGGATATCAAGCGACCGGAGTTTACCAAGTTTAGCAAGCCCGACATGTCAAAGTTCAAGCTACCAGAAAAGTTCTCCACGCTGAAGCTGCGACGCAGCAAAAGCTTTAAGGAGAATGAAGCGGAGATGCAGGATGTGTCCCCGGAATCACCAACCACAACGGCGGATGCACCTCCCGCTCCTCAGAAAAAGAAGTTTGAGTTCAACTTTGGCACTTATCCAAGGGCTTTTCGCAAGAAGAAGACAGTTGAGGAGCCTGTCCCACCCATGGAGTCCTCGTTAGGCACGGAACGTCAGAGTCTCAGTGTTATTCCCAGCACGGAGACGCAACCATCTCAGACCTCGACGAGCTCACCTCAGGGTGATCGAGGTCCTGGTCCAGTGCGCTCTCGCTGGGCAGATAAGTTCTCCGATGTCAGTTATAATGACAGTGAAGGATCGCGTTATAGACGCTACGGCAGCGAATTGGAAAGCTTCGATAGGGAATCCTCCCTGGAGCGACGCATGAAGGATGACCTGGAAGAGGACACAGCAAGCGAAGCTGTGCCCCAAACCGATATGGGAATTCTGGGAGGTGTCGCCGATAGCAAACAGTTTGCCGAATTCAACGAAGAGAATCGTGCCATACATGAGATCTCCAGTCAGAGAACAAGGGAGTTTAAGCGTCGTCCGATGGTGCACCAGGACTCGGATCTACGTTCGGAAGACAGTCACGATGCCGAAGGTTGGACGGAGAAAGACATACAGAAGAATAAACTGCTGCGTAAAGCCGAATTGGATGCAGAGGCAAGTTACTATAAATACCAAGATTTGCAGGATGCTCAATCCACGGCCAGCTCGGGCAAGAAGGTCGTAATGGAGCAGATCGATGACGATGAGTTCTTCTTACGCAAACGCGGCATATCCGAGGACAACATCCAGTTGCGTCAATACATTAGCGATGCCATTAGGGAAGGCTACGATCTACCCAACGCACTGCAGCACGTTGGTCAGGTCCAACGGGAGCAGGAACAACCCGAAGAGTATGGCGATTATGATGTACCGCCACCAAAACCACGGCGTTTGCATCGCAACTATCGTCCAGACTTTGAGGATTCACAAGAGTTTCAACGCAGTGATTATGGCGATGATCTGTCCATGTCCCAAAATGGCAGCGATTTTCTGCCAAAGCGTCCACTCCGCAAGGCTCGCAGTCGGAGCAAGTACTCCATCGAGGGTAGCCAGGACATCCCCATTGCcgatggcagcagcagcattcaGTACTTTGACGATGATGAGGATTATCTCAGACCTCCCACGCACGAGCAACCCACGGAGCCCCAACAGGCACTCAATAATCTAGCTAGCGGTATCCCAGCGTCTGAAGTACCAATCCCACAGCCACGCCCCCAGGCACCACGACGCCAGAAGAAACGCACACGCGACGAGCCATCGGTGGAAAAGGATGCGGACTCGTTCATAAATGGCTTTGGTGGTAGATCAGTATCGAACACCTTTTTGCAGCCACAGGAAGAT GTAATTGTTTATCGCACTGAGCACGAATATCATCATCATATACCGCTAGCCACGCCCGATAGCTTCACGGACGGAGCCTCGGCCCGCACTCAGCGTTCCGAGGATGAGCGCACCTCACGTGGTGCCGAATCGCTGAGCTTGGATGCACACAGACCAGTGCCGAGAGCAGACGATAAGGAGAAGTTTGTCATCGATATGCTGGAAAGTGATGG TTACGCGACATTGCCGGCCGCAATGCCAGATCGACACCAGCAACCGGAGGAGGATGATTACGAGGAGCCGGGAGCACTACAACGACCCGATTCTCCACGTTCCAATTTGCAGTCCGGCGAAGTCATCAACAAGATGAAGTTCCGACCATTGCCGCCGCCGCCACGTCCACCCCGCGAAAGGCGGTCGACACGAGGCGGAAGCGCCTTGGACAGCTACGAGGACAGCGAACGTATAGCCAGTTCATCCACGGCGGACAGTTGTGAGCAGGGCGAGTTCGAGGTGGAGGTGTCCACACAAACGGATCCCCTGCCAGATGATTTTGTGTGCGAGGAGTTTGAGATAACGGAGGACATGAAGGTCATTGAACCTAGACGATCCACTGGCTCAACCGGTAAAATGACCTTGGAAGATGTGATGCGCAGTGTGCAGGCACAAGAGCAGGATGAAGTGGATGGCTCACGTGTCCTTAGCGAGGATGAACAGCTGGCCAGAGGATTGCAGCGTTTCCGCGATGCAAACCAACGCAGCTTATCGGAACGCTCACGTGCATCCTCTCAAGCGGATCGCTCCAAGTCGCTGAGTCGCCCACAGACGCCGTCCTCAGCGGTGATCATCGAGAGACGCGTCCCAACGCCAAGTCTCAGTGCAGGAGAAGCCGATGAAATGGTGCAAGCATCGCTTATTGTGCGTCCCATTAGCGCCGCGGATCTGGAGGATGACGAACTACGTCGCGAGGAAGAAGAACTGCGACGTGAGGGTCTGCTCTCAGATAGCTCCGTGCAGAGCAAATCGGATGTGGAAACAGCTGGCGAGGAGGAGGAACACGGCGAGATTGCGCTAAGCGATTATGCAGCTAGTTCAGCGGACTTGGATGCAGCTGTGGAACAGTTGCAACAGGCTCACCTGGAGAGTGACTATGACAGCAAGCTGGAGGATGATGAAGTGGAGCGTACATTGCGAGACAGCGAATACGAtgaggaggatgaggatgcTGGTGAGAAGTACTCGGATCACTAcgatgaagaagaagacacACAAGAGAACCAGCAACGCATCGACCAGGAGCTGGATGAAGCCCTGGAAAAGGAACTACAAgaggaaatggaaaaaatgcTGGCTGAGTACAGAAAAACAGAGCCAATCCAGGAGAAGACACTCTCGGAGGCTGAGCAGCCTCAATCCGAGGGAGAGCAAGCGCTATCCGAAGTGGAGCAGACGCCATCTGAAGTGGAGCAGGCGCTATCTGAAGTGGAGCAGCCTACATCTGAGGATGAACATACACTGCCCTTGGAGAAGCAACAGACTAAAGTCGAGGAGCCCATCGTAATCAAGGCCGTCACCAGTGAACCCACTGAGGCCGAAGTCAGTTTTAAGTTCGTAGCTACATTACCCACCGAACCCGCTACCGACTACAGCCAGGAAGtggaggaagaggaagaggaggacgAGGAAGTTCCGATTCCTCTACCGCCACCACGTCGCAAATCCACTACTGTGCTGGAGCCAACCACCAGCACCACGTTGACCATTGCAGAGCAGACCATACGTGAGGTTACGCCCGTGCAATCCCTGCAATCCCCACCATCACCATCACCCCAATTGCCCAGTCTCCTCACGGAGTTGGAGGTGGAGCGGTTGCGAGTACATGCACTGCAGGCTGGACAGATCCAAGTCTCCCAGTTGCACGGCGGTCAAGTAAGTGCAGATGAATTGGCCTGCAAATCGGGTCAACTTGTGGTGCAAAACATTGAGCTGCCGCCTGGATTCATTGATGACATTGTGGAGCGCGTGAAGGAGCAGCGTCCATCGCTGCTGACCACAGAGACACAGACGAGCCGACAACCGAGCAGTGAACCCGCCGCTGACGATGTGGAGGCACCCATCAAACCACCACGTCAGGTCAAGGGCGTCGAGTCAACGGGTCAAAGCAATCTCGATGAACAGACTCAGACAGAAGCCGGCATGCTGCCattgccaccaccaccagctgTGTATCCTAGCGTAGAGTACTTGCA